In one Lycium barbarum isolate Lr01 chromosome 7, ASM1917538v2, whole genome shotgun sequence genomic region, the following are encoded:
- the LOC132601915 gene encoding cationic amino acid transporter 1-like translates to MSTKADQQTKSDGGIRKRVCSCTKDDFLPEESFKSWGNYANALIQTPTRLIDRILTRSEDEEELEAKARSQNEMKKTLTWWDLIWFGMGAVIGAGIFVLTGLEANQEAGPAVVLSYVVSGVSALLSVFCYTEFAVEIPVAGGSFAYLRVELGDFVAFIAAGNILLEYGIAGAAVARTWTSYFATLLNFDSDKFLIKVDSLADGYNELDPIAVGVCIIICIIAILSTKGSSRLNYIATIVHIFVIFFIIICGLIKSDTKNYSHFAPYGVRGIFKASAVLFFAYVGFDAVSTMAEETKNPGRDVPIGLIGSMVITTFLYCLLAITLCLMQPYQNIDTKAPFSVAFKSVGWNWAQYIVAAGALKGMTSVLLVGAVGQARYLTHISRTHMMPPWFSQVNAKTGTPVNATAVMSCATAIVALFTKLDILSNLLSISTLFIFMLVALALLVRRYYVRGETTIANRNKLIAFLLIILASSIATATYWGLSKHGWIGYCITVPIWLLATIGLWYFVPHARNPKLWGVPLVPWLPSASIAINIFLLGSIDKASFIRFGAWTGFLLVYYLFFGLHASYDTAKEFEKGRGWKNIEEGNGVDSKDVPSAPR, encoded by the exons ATGAGTACAAAGGCTGATCAACAGACAAAGTCAGATGGAGGAATAAGGAAAAGAGTATGTTCATGCACGAAAGATGATTTTCTCCCCGAGGAATCATTTAAAAGCTGGGGAAATTACGCAAATGCGCTGATACAAACGCCAACGAGGCTAATAGATAGAATCCTGACACGTTCCGAAGATGAGGAAGAGTTGGAGGCGAAGGCGCGGAGCCAGAATGAAATGAAGAAGACACTTACTTGGTGGGATTTGATATGGTTTGGCATGGGAGCTGTTATTGGAGCTGGAATATTTGTTCTCACAGGTCTTGAAGCTAATCAAGAAGCTGGCCCGGCTGTTGTTTTATCCTATGTTGTGTCTGGTGTCTCCGCTTTGCTCTCTGTGTTTTGCTACACGGAGTTTGCTGTCGAGATTCCTGTAGCAG GTGGTTCATTTGCCTACTTGAGGGTGGAGCTAGGCGACTTTGTTGCCTTCATTGCTGCTGGTAATATACTTCTTGAATATGGTATCGCTGGTGCTGCAGTAGCTCGTACATGGACTTCCTATTTTGCCACTCTACTAAACTTCGACTCGGACAAATTCCTCATCAAGGTGGATAGTTTAGCAGACGGATACAATGAACTAGATCCGATTGCTGTTGGAGTTTGCATCATCATCTGTATAATTGCAATTCTTAGTACAAAGGGTTCATCTCGTCTCAACTATATTGCCACAATCGTTCACATTTTCGTgatcttcttcatcatcatatGTGGCCTAATAAAGTCGGATACCAAGAACTACTCCCATTTTGCACCATATGGCGTTCGTGGGATTTTTAAAGCTTCTGCAGTTCTGTTCTTTGCATATGTTGGTTTCGACGCTGTTTCCACTATGGCTGAGGAAACTAAAAATCCTGGCAGAGATGTTCCAATTGGACTAATTGGTTCTATGGTGATCACTACTTTTTTGTACTGTTTACTAGCCATTACTTTGTGCCTTATGCAACCATATCAGAACATCGATACTAAGGCTCCATTTTCCGTGGCGTTTAAATCTGTGGGATGGAATTGGGCACAATATATTGTGGCTGCAGGGGCATTGAAAGGAATGACATCGGTTTTGCTAGTGGGCGCAGTTGGTCAAGCGCGTTATCTAACTCATATTTCAAGAACTCACATGATGCCTCCATGGTTTTCTCAAGTAAATGCCAAGACAG GTACACCAGTCAATGCCACGGCTGTCATGTCATGTGCTACTGCAATCGTTGCCTTATTCACGAAACTCGATATTCTGTCCAATCTTCTCTCAATTTCCACCCTCTTCATCTTCATGCTCGTGGCACTTGCTCTCCTCGTTCGACGTTACTATGTTCGTGGGGAGACAACGATTGCAAATCGCAACAAGCTTATCGCGTTTCTCTTGATTATTCTTGCATCCTCCATTGCCACAGCTACTTATTGGGGACTAAGTAAACATGGATGGATTGGCTATTGCATTACTGTGCCTATTTGGTTACTAGCAACAATTGGACTTTGGTATTTTGTTCCTCATGCTAGAAATCCAAAGCTTTGGGGTGTACCACTAGTGCCATGGTTACCATCAGCTTCTATTGCTATTAACATTTTCCTCTTAGGATCAATAGATAAGGCTTCATTCATTAGGTTTGGTGCTTGGACTGGTTTTTTGTTGGTGTATTACTTGTTTTTTGGGCTTCATGCTTCTTATGACACTGCAAAAGAGTTTGAAAAGGGTAGAGGGTGGAAGAATATTGAAGAAGGAAATGGTGTAGATAGCAAAGATGTTCCTAGTGCTCCTAGGTAA
- the LOC132604278 gene encoding uncharacterized protein LOC132604278, with the protein MGTPFCSRYVTSFIPTLTPSIPLKLPTNLRPLNVVVSSRMESNNSTTTTVTGGDNTTTTTTVNNENSVTDTVVQYVVLRRDLIDTWPLGSVVTQGCHAAVAAIWSHKDDDVTLQYCSPSNLDSMHKVTLEVKGEAQILNLAEKLKAGGIAHKLWIEQPENIPTCLATKPYPKSLVSSFFKKLKLCK; encoded by the exons ATGGGAACTCCATTCTGCTCCCGTTATGTTACGTCCTTTATTCCCACCTTAACCCCGTCAATTCCGTTAAAACTCCCAACTAATCTCCGTCCGCTAAACGTCGTCGTTTCATCTCGAATGGAATCCAACAACTCCACCACAACCACCGTTACCGGCGgcgacaacacaacaacaacaacaaccgttAACAATGAGAACTCCGTTACTGATACGGTTGTTCAGTACGTTGTTTTACGGAGAGATTTAATTGACACGTGGCCGTTAGGTAGTGTGGTTACGCAAGGCTGTCATGCTGCCGTGGCAGCTATTTGGTCTCATAAAGATGATGACGTTACTCTTCAGTATTGTAGCCCTTCCAATCTCGATTCAATGCACAAG GTAACTCTTGAAGTGAAGGGTGAAGCCCAGATATTGAACCTGGCAGAAAAGCTAAAAGCTGGGGGCATTGCTCATAAACTGTGGATTGAACAACCAGAAAACATACCAACCTGTCTTGCTACAAAACCTTATCCGAAATCCCTGGTATCTTCATTTTTCAAGAAGCTAAAACTTTGTAAATGA
- the LOC132601916 gene encoding uncharacterized protein LOC132601916, translating to MSSSGDSSIHNKPTLTRRRSFDKPPLATLQKNANPKERILRSSSSFSGKTSSTSQKPVSRVPHMTKDATGKQRGTSMSARPGTIKKTTITGTISKKQDASSTSHNDMHKSRNDQDGHNVSTTKASITNSSHVVEDVIPQAETGQEDTYISTDDQGGPDDLTPKASIIANSPHATEDIIPHAELPEQEDNQELPVTDTESDVIIDNSENADTDAGEDDSAIEDQEEHNGNVNNAEIVVDNQEIIKMEEPEEEQLVEETSNPKEPEAITNELHLEENTVERKLKQ from the exons ATGTCTTCATCAGGTGACTCCAGCATTCACAATAAACCTACTCTAACTCGAAGAAGATCATTTGATAAGCCTCCTCTTGCTACTTTGCAAAAAAACGCTAACCCCAAAGAGAGAATTCTTCGGTCATCCTCGTCGTTTTCAGGCAAGACTAGTTCAACTTCCCAGAAACCAGTATCTAGAGTACCTCATATGACTAAGGATGCAACCGGTAAACAACGTGGCACCAGCATGTCTGCTAGACCAGGGACCATAAAGAAGACCACAATCACTGGCACCATCTCCAAGAAACAGGATGCTAGCAGTACTAGTCATAATGATATGCACAAATCAAGAAACGATCAGGATGGTCATAATGTTTCTACAACAAAAGCGTCAATAACTAATTCTTCACATGTAGTGGAGGATGTTATTCCTCAGGCTGAAACTGGTCAAGAAGACACGTACATATCGACAGATGATCAGGGTGGTCCTGATGATTTAACACCTAAAGCATCAATAATAGCTAATTCTCCACATGCAACCGAGGATATTATTCCTCATGCTGAACTACCAGAGCAAGAAGATAATCAAGAATTGCCAGTTACTGATACTGAGAGCGACGTGATCATTGACAACAGTGAAAATGCTGACACTGATGCAGGAGAAGACGATTCAGccattgaagatcaagaagagcATAATGGAAATGTAAATAATGCTGAAATAGTTGTAGATAACCAAGAAATCATTAAGATGGAAGAACCAGAAGAGGAACAACTTGTTGAAGAAACCAGCAACCCTAAAGAACCAGAAGCAATTACCAATGAGCTTCATCTTGAAGAGAACACAGTAGAA AGGAAGTTGAAGCAGTGA